A single region of the Tissierellales bacterium genome encodes:
- a CDS encoding S-layer homology domain-containing protein yields MRFNLRWKNLVAFALVFCMIFMSISASADTYINDVSSPVGYENNPEWAGDRMFDWLNKGMISGYDTSSFRADDAITKAEFIAIVNMVFGYHDTEFKTFDDVSESDWFYYDVAKAVRAGYVNPNESSFKPESKISREEVTVMLAKVLRIDAKSYSSAARKFKDYSKIASENRQFINAMVEMGYIGGYSDHTFRPKDPIT; encoded by the coding sequence ATGCGATTTAATCTGAGATGGAAGAACTTAGTAGCATTTGCACTTGTATTTTGCATGATTTTTATGTCAATTTCAGCTAGTGCAGATACATATATAAATGATGTATCAAGTCCAGTTGGTTATGAGAATAATCCAGAATGGGCTGGTGATAGGATGTTTGACTGGCTTAATAAGGGAATGATTTCTGGCTATGATACTTCATCATTTAGAGCAGATGACGCTATTACAAAGGCTGAATTTATAGCTATAGTAAATATGGTGTTTGGGTATCATGATACAGAATTCAAGACATTTGATGATGTATCAGAGAGTGATTGGTTTTACTATGACGTAGCTAAAGCTGTGCGCGCTGGATATGTAAATCCTAACGAGAGTAGCTTTAAACCAGAGAGTAAGATATCTCGTGAAGAAGTTACGGTTATGCTTGCTAAGGTACTTAGAATAGATGCAAAGAGCTATAGTTCGGCAGCTAGAAAGTTTAAAGACTACTCAAAAATAGCATCAGAAAACAGACAATTTATAAACGCTATGGTTGAAATGGGATATATCGGAGGATATTCAGATCATACATTTAGACCGAAAGATCCTATAACGAG